The proteins below come from a single Chelmon rostratus isolate fCheRos1 chromosome 10, fCheRos1.pri, whole genome shotgun sequence genomic window:
- the ddx20 gene encoding probable ATP-dependent RNA helicase DDX20, which translates to MAAVVRKAGHDIGTRKRTDDVLLSEGIDFSSLLLSPAVLDGLSAAGFQKPSPIQLKAIPLGRCGLDLIVQAKSGTGKTCVFCTIALDSLVLENPATQVLVLAPTREIAVQIHSVVMAIGCAMEGLECHVFIGGRPVSQDKPNLRKCHVAVGSPGRIKQLIELGMLSTASVRLFVLDEADKLLEEGSFQEQINWIFSALPENKQMLALSATYPESLAQHLTRYMREPTFVRLNPSDMGLKGLKQYYKLVQSHPLPHKVFEEKVQHLLELFSKIPFNQALVFSNLHTRAQHLADILSSKGLPAVCISGGLSQDQRLEAMSKLKQYQCRVLISTDLTSRGIDADKVNLVINLDVPQDWETYMHRIGRAGRFGTQGLAVTYCCHGEEENKMMAIAQKCGLSLSALPPVIEPGLMDEPCDWDVCTEAATPAPLSQLSSRTEKRRAKSVTDLPEHSSQRRPEKTRPAPRQGAHGEENPRKVSPARDARSQSPPQAAQTRKELQDALPKIPPLSSFKSCKSRFMTFEEAERDFHSFIATGLGRSVEVIREFRGREDGGSDEQNGQRESVILNDDGAESLKRRGKRWEPDFSRSRSISASSSSQCDKDDGECRAVTQPQTEARPRDTAPKPKREEGKACTSAAPQMCPQTASAWPQPRSCESTPVEKSSRRPNQTAPAQEKIEKRSRKISERTSGERKQRERDEGEHDYDDDDDDQEEEEEEEEWSAESYWRASYRAWHDYYTSMSPFQEQGYQSYYSAAHNWMAAYRMNAVYMEELLKH; encoded by the exons ATGGCTGCTGTTGTGAGGAAAGCGGGCCACGACATAGGGACGCGAAAGCGGACCGATGATGTGCTTCTTTCGGAGGGGATCgacttcagctctctgctgctgtctccagcCGTGCTGGACGGACTGTCGGCCGCAGGCTTCCAGAAACCCTCCCCGATCCAGCTCAAAGCCATCCCGCTGGGCCGCTGCGGACTCG ATTTGATTGTACAGGCTAAGTCTGGCACGGGGAAGACTTGCGTGTTCTGCACCATCGCCCTGGACTCTCTGGTCCTGGAGAATCCTGCAACTCAG GTTCTTGTCCTGGCTCCTACTCGTGAGATAGCGGTGCAGATCCACTCTGTGGTCATGGCCATAGGCTGCGCCATGGAGGGCCTCGAGTGCCACGTCTTCATCGGGGGGAGGCCCGTGAGTCAGGACAAACCCAATTTGAGGAAGTGCCATGTAGCTGTGGGCTCGCCTG GTCGTATCAAGCAGCTCATCGAGCTGGGCATGTTGTCCACCGCCAGCGTCAGACTGTTTGTTCTGGACGAGGCAGacaagctgctggaggagggcAGCTTCCAGGAACAGATAAA CTGGATCTTTTCCGCTCTGCCTGAGAACAAACAGATGCTCGCACTCTCTGCCACCTACCCAGAATCCCTTGCTCAGCACCTTACCCGCTACATGAGAGAGCCCACTTTTGTCAGACTCAATCCCAGTGACATGGGCCTTAAAG GTCTGAAGCAGTATTACAAGCTGGTGCAGTCCCATCCTTTACCTCACAAGGTTTTCGAGGAGAAGGTGCAGCACTTGCTGGAGCTTTTCAGTAAAATCCCATTCAACCAGGCTCTGGTGTTCTCCAACCTACACACAAG GGCTCAGCACCTGGCAGACATCCTGTCCTCCAAAGGCTTACCTGCTGTTTGTATCTCAG GTGGTCTGAGTCAGGACCAGAGGCTGGAGGCCATGTCAAAGCTGAAGCAGTACCAGTGCAGGGTGCTCATCTCCACTGACctg ACCTCCAGAGGCATCGATGCAGACAAAGTGAACTTGGTGATAAACCTGGACGTGCCGCAGGACTGGGAGACGTATATGCACAGAATCGGACGGGCTGGCCGCTTCG gCACTCAGGGGCTGGCTGTGACctactgttgccatggcgaggaggagaacaagatgATGGCCATTGCTCAAAAGTGCGGCCTGAGTTTGTCTGCGTTGCCAC CTGTCATAGAGCCTGGGTTGATGGACGAGCCATGTGACTGGGATGTCTGCACAGAGGCTGCCACTCCGGCCCCCTTATCCCAGCTCTCTTCCAGGACAGAGAAGAGGCGTGCCAAGTCAGTCACGGATCTTCCAGAGCACAGCAGTCAAAGGAGGCCAGAGAAGACCCGTCCAGCACCCAGGCAGGGAGCACACGGTGAAGAGAATCCTAGAAAAGTGTCTCCTGCAAGGGATGCTCGTTCCCAGAGTCCTCCACAGGCGGCGCAGACTCGAAAAGAGCTGCAAGACGCTCTGCCAAAGATCCCTCCTCTCAGCTCGTTTAAGAGCTGCAAGTCCAGGTTTATGACCTTTGAGGAGGCCGAGCGGGACTTCCACAGCTTCATTGCCACAGGGCTGGGGAGATCAGTGGAGGTCATCAGGGAGTTCAGAGGTCGAGAGGACGGCGGCTCCGATGAGCAGAATGGCCAGAGAGAGTCTGTCATACTTAATGATGACGGAGCTGAAAGTTTAAAACGGCGCGGAAAACGCTGGGAACCTGACTTTTCACGTTCAAGGTCAATTTCTGCTTCGTCGAGCTCGCAGTGTGACAAGGACGATGGTGAATGCAGAGCAGTCACTCAGCCTCAGACTGAAGCCAGGCCAAGAGACACTGCGCCCAAACCAAAGCGAGAGGAAGGCAAAGCCTGCACTTCTGCTGCACCTCAAATGTGTCCCCAGACGGCCAGCGCTTGGCCTCAGCCAAGGAGCTGTGAATCCACACCTGTTGAGAAATCGAGCAGGCGACCCAATCAGACGGCTCCCGCACAAGAAAAGATTGAGAAACGGAGCAGAAAGATTTCAGAGAGGACCAgcggagagagaaaacagagagaaagggatgaAGGAGAacatgattatgatgatgatgatgacgaccaagaggaggaggaggaggaggaggagtggagtgCTGAAAGTTACTGGAGAGCCAGCTACAGAGCCTGGCATGATTACTACACCTCCATGTCTCCTTTTCAAGAGCAGGGCTACCAAAGCTACTACAGCGCAGCCCACAACTGGATGGCAGCTTATCGTATGAACGCGGTCTACATGGAAGAACTCCTGAAACACTGA